From the Streptomyces sp. NBC_00390 genome, the window TTACCGGGTTCCTTCCTTGCTGCTGACGACCACGGTGATGTGGCTGGTCCGCTTACGGATCCGGTAGGCACGGCCCTGAGCACGCGGTCGGAACCGCTTCAGGGTCGGGCCCTCGTCCACGTACGCCTCGCTGATGAACAGCGAAGAGGCGTCCGTGTGGTCGTAGTTGTGCGCGGCGTTGGCAATGGCGCTGTCCAGCACCTTGCCGACCGGCACGCTCGCGGCCTGCGGGGCGAAACGCAGGACCGCCTGAGCCTCCGTGGCATCCATGCCACGGATGAGGTCCACCACGCGGCGGGCCTTCATGGGCGTGACGCGGATGTACCGCGCCTGGGCCCTGGCTTCCATGGTTGTCCCTTCGGTGTAAGTCATAGTCAGTCACCCCGCCTTAGCGGCGCTTCGACTTCCGGTCGTCCTTGACGTGGCCGCGGAAGGTGCGAGTCGGCGAGAACTCGCCGAGCTTGTGGCCGACCATCGACTCGGTGACGAACACCGGGACGTGAATCTTGCCGTTGTGCACCGCGATGGTGTGACCCAGCATTGCCGGGACGATCATCGAGCGACGGGACCAGGTCTTGATGACGTTCTTGGTGCCTGCCTCGTTCTGTACGTCCACCTTCTTGATGAGGTGGTCGTCGACGAAGGGCCCCTTCTTGAGACTGCGCGGCATCTAAACCCGCTCCTAGCGCTTCTTGTTCGTCTTGCGGCGGCGGACGATGTACTTGTCACTCGCCTTCTTGCGAGAACGCGTACGACCTTCCTTCTGACCCCACGGGCTGACCGGGTGGCGACCACCGGAGGTCTTGCCCTCACCACCACCGTGCGGGTGGTCGACCGGGTTCATGGCCACACCGCGGACGGTCGGGCGAACGCCCTTCCAGCGCAGACGGCCGGCCTTGCCCCAGTTGATGTTCGACTGCTCGGCGTTGCCGACCTCGCCGACGGTGGCGCGGCAGCGCACGTCGACCAGGCGGATCTCGCCGGACGGCATACGGAGGTGCGCCATGGCGCCCTCCTTCGCCAGCAGCTGCACGGAGGCACCCGCGGAGCGGGCGAACTTCGCGCCGCCGCCGGGCCGCAGCTCGATGGCGTGGATGGTCGTACCGACCGGGATGTTGCGCAGCGCCAGGTTGTTGCCGGGCTTGATGTCGGCACCGGGGCCGTTCTCAATCCGGTCGCCCTGGTTCAGGCCACGCGGGGCGATGATGTAGCGCTTCTCGCCGTCCGCGTAGTGCAGGAGCGCGATGCGCGCGGTGCGGTTGGGGTCGTACTCGATGTGAGCGACCTTGGCCGGCACGCCGTCCTTGTCGTGACGACGGAAGTCGATCACGCGGTAGGCGCGCTTGTGGCCACCGCCCTGGTGACGGACGGTCACACGACCGGTGTTGTTACGGCCGCCCTTGCTGTGCAGGGGGCGGACCAGCGACTTCTCCGGCGTGGACCGCGTGATCTCGACAAAGTCGGCGACGCTGGAGCCACGACGGCCCGGGGTCGTCGGCTTGTACTTGCGGATACCCATTTCTCAGTCCTCGTCCGATTCCGGACGATCCAGACCGCCCTTAGGCGGTCGGACCGCCGAAGATGTCGATACGGTCGCCCTCAGCGAGGGTCACGATGGCGCGCTTGGTGTCCTTGCGCTTGCCGAAACCAGCCTTGGTGCGCTTGCGCTTGCCCTGGCGGTTGATCGTGTTGACCCCGGTGACCTTGACCGAGAAGACCGCCTCGACGGCCTGCTTGATCTGGGTCTTGTTGGAGCCGGGCGCGACGATGAACGTGTACTTGTTCTCGTCGAGCAGGGCGTAGCTCTTCTCCGAGACAACCGGCTTGACGAGAACGTCACGCGGGTCCGAGAAGGTCTTGCTCGTGATCGTGGCCTCGGACATCAGGCCTCGCTCCCTTCGGTCTCAACGGCCTTGGGGCCAGACACGAAGGACTCGAGGGCGGCCTGGGTGAAGACCACGTCGTCGGATCGCATCACGTCGTACGTGTTCAGCTGGCCCGGCTCCAGGATGTGCACCTGGGGCAGGTTGCGGGCGGACAGCCACGCGGCCTCGTCGGAGCGCTCGACGATCAGGAGCAGGTTCTTGCGCTCCGAGATCTTGCCGAACAGCGTCTTGGCGGCCTTGGTGGAGATGTCACCCTCGACCACGCCGGTGACGACGTGGATACGGGCGTTGCGGGCCCGGTCGGTGAGGGCACCGCGCAGGGCGGCGGCCTTCATCTTCTTCGGGGTCCGCTGCGAGTAGTCACGCGGCTGCGGGCCGTGGACGACGCCACCGCCGGCGAACTGCGGCGCACGGGTCGAACCCTGGCGGGCGCGGCCGGTGCCCTTCTGGCGGTACGGCTTCTTGCCGCCACCACGGACTTCGCCGCGGGTCTTGGTCTTGTGCGTGCCCTGGCGGGCAGCGGCCAGCTGTGCGACAACGACCTGGTGGATCAGCGGGATGCTGACCTTGGCGTCGAAGATCTCCGCGGGGAGCTCGACGGTCCCGGCCTTGTCGCCTGCCGGCGAAAGGATGTCAATGGTGCTCATCGGTTACCTCAGGCCCCCTTGGCCGCGGTACGGACCAGGACGAGGCCGCCGTTCGGACCAGGAACCGCGCCCTTGATGAGCAGCAGGCCCTTCTCCGCGTCAACGGCGTGAACGGTCAGGTTCTGGGTGGTGACCCGCTCGTTGCCCATGCGGCCCGCCATGCGGAGGCCCTTGAACACACGGCCCGGGGTGGCGCAGCCACCGATGGAACCGGGAGAGCGGTGCTTGCGCTGGGTGCCGTGACCG encodes:
- the rplV gene encoding 50S ribosomal protein L22, with translation MEARAQARYIRVTPMKARRVVDLIRGMDATEAQAVLRFAPQAASVPVGKVLDSAIANAAHNYDHTDASSLFISEAYVDEGPTLKRFRPRAQGRAYRIRKRTSHITVVVSSKEGTR
- the rpsS gene encoding 30S ribosomal protein S19, with translation MPRSLKKGPFVDDHLIKKVDVQNEAGTKNVIKTWSRRSMIVPAMLGHTIAVHNGKIHVPVFVTESMVGHKLGEFSPTRTFRGHVKDDRKSKRR
- the rplB gene encoding 50S ribosomal protein L2, producing MGIRKYKPTTPGRRGSSVADFVEITRSTPEKSLVRPLHSKGGRNNTGRVTVRHQGGGHKRAYRVIDFRRHDKDGVPAKVAHIEYDPNRTARIALLHYADGEKRYIIAPRGLNQGDRIENGPGADIKPGNNLALRNIPVGTTIHAIELRPGGGAKFARSAGASVQLLAKEGAMAHLRMPSGEIRLVDVRCRATVGEVGNAEQSNINWGKAGRLRWKGVRPTVRGVAMNPVDHPHGGGEGKTSGGRHPVSPWGQKEGRTRSRKKASDKYIVRRRKTNKKR
- the rplW gene encoding 50S ribosomal protein L23 gives rise to the protein MSEATITSKTFSDPRDVLVKPVVSEKSYALLDENKYTFIVAPGSNKTQIKQAVEAVFSVKVTGVNTINRQGKRKRTKAGFGKRKDTKRAIVTLAEGDRIDIFGGPTA
- the rplD gene encoding 50S ribosomal protein L4; translation: MSTIDILSPAGDKAGTVELPAEIFDAKVSIPLIHQVVVAQLAAARQGTHKTKTRGEVRGGGKKPYRQKGTGRARQGSTRAPQFAGGGVVHGPQPRDYSQRTPKKMKAAALRGALTDRARNARIHVVTGVVEGDISTKAAKTLFGKISERKNLLLIVERSDEAAWLSARNLPQVHILEPGQLNTYDVMRSDDVVFTQAALESFVSGPKAVETEGSEA